The region ATACCGGGGGGCGATGAACTGGTTGCGCCCGTTGCCGATGTGCAAGACCGCTTCCCCCACCTGGGGGCGCCTTTGCGTTTCCAGGGAAAGGAGGGCGGGGGCTTGGGCCTCCGTGGCCAGGATGGCCAGGTCCAGGGGTTCGGCGAAACCCAGGAGGGTGGCCGTGGCCCGCTTTTGGTTGGCGAGCACCAGGGTATAAGGCCCGCCCTCCGCCACCACGTGGTAGGCGGTGAGGACCAGGCCCTCCCGGTAAAAGAACCCCGTGCCCCGGCCTCCCTCCGGGCCATCGATGCGCAAAACGGCGGGATGGGCCTTGGCGTACACCTCCTGCAGGCGTTCAGGTGGGGCCTGGGCCAGCTCCCAAGCCACATCTCCCGACCCACCCCAAGGCGGTGCGGGCTGGCTCCACAGGGCATAAAGGGCCCCGGCCAAGGGAAGGAGGAGGAGAATCCCCCAGGCTTTCCTCATGCTTACATTTTCCCAGGGAGCGGAAGGGGGAGGGTGGTTTTGGCCACCATGGGCCTCAGTGCCAAAGAAGGAGGAACCCCAGGAGGAGGAAGCCGACCCCGGGCCAGGGGTGGGGCTTTTTCAGGAGGAGGTGAAGGAGGGCCACCCCGATAAGGGCTAAAAGGGGGTGGGGAAGGGGTTTCCAGAAAAAGGCCAGGTAGAGGAGGCCCAAGAGGGCATTCAGGTCGTAAAGGCCCAGCAGGATGCGCACGGGCCTGTTGACCTCCTTCCGGAGGAGGAGGTAAAGACCTGCCAGAAAGGCCAGGCCCACCAGGGCCCATCCCAGGAACCGGTGCAAAAGGGGCACCCCCAAAAGGGCGGTGGGAAGGCCCTGGAGGGTGTAGCCCAAAGCGGTGGCCAGGACCACCAGAAGGCCAAAGCCCATCTGTGTCCAGCCGATGACCTTGGCTTCCACCGGTGGCCTTAAGAGGGCCAGACTTCCATACAGGGCCAGGAGGAAAAGGGCAAGGGTGGTGGGAGCGGGCAGAAGCCCCTGGCCTTGGAGGAGGAGGGCCAGGAGTAAGGAGGCCCAAAGGGCCAGGTGGGCGGGGTAAAGCTTAGGGTTACTTCCCCGGGCCCTGAGCACCTGGGTACGGGCGTAGTAGAGGGCGGCCACATCCCTCAGGGCCAAGGCCAGGAAGCTTCCCAAAGCGGTCTCCGGCCCAAGGCCCCCGGCCAGAACCCCGGCTGGGGCCAAGGAGGCCATGGCCAAGGCGGCGGCCACCTCGGGGAAAAGGTCCCGGGAGCGGTTTAGGGCATCCGCCCAGAGCATGTAGGCCCCCAAGGGCAGGGCCAGGAGGAGGGGAAGGAGGAAGGGGCCTTGCGCGGTCAGGGCGGTAAGGAGAAGGCCGAGAAGGGCCAAGGCGGAATAGGCCCCGCCCACCTTCAAGGCCAGTTGGGTACGGGGGTAGCGCTTCCCCTTCCGTAGGTCCTGGTAGGCCAACTTCAAGGGGTGCCGGGCCAAGAACCCGAAAAGGCCCAGGAGGGATAGCCCCAGGGTGTGGGGTCCCGGCGAGAGGAACAGGCCGAGGAGGAGGGGTTCTAGGGTAAACCCCCAGCCCCCGTGCTCCGTGGGGAGGGCCACGCTCTTAAGGGGAACACTGGTCGCACGCATACTCTTCTCCTTGGTAAGGTCCGAAGAACCCTTAGCGCCAGAGTACTTCCAGCATGAGGAGGACGAAGAGGCTCCCTGCCAAAAGCGAAAGGAGAGCGAAAAGCCCCCATATCTGGGTTCCAAGCCCCAGGCCCCAGGCTAAGGCCATCCCTAGAAGTCCGAGGTTGGCCAAGAGCACCTGGAAGAGAGCCAGTCCTGGCCTACGGAAGGCCACCCCTCGGAATCGGGGCAAGGCGTGGTAGGCCACCCCGTAGATCATTAGGCTCACGAAGCCCAGAAGTTGCATGTGGGCGTGGGCGGGCCTCCAGCTGTAGGGCACGAGGCCCAGGCCTAGAAGCAGGCCCACCAGCCCCGCGGCCAGGAACCAGAGGAGGGCGGTGGTGAGGGCCAGCCGGCTCGCCGGAATCATGGCCTGGGGGTGATGATGCCAAGCACCAAAAGGGTTCCCTCCCCGGCTTTGGCCCCATGGGCTTCCCCGGGCTCTACCGCCAGGAGGGTGCCCGGGGTGGCGGGGAGGGTGCGCTCCCCGGCCCACAGGACGCCCTCCCCCTCGAGGCAAAGGAGGTGCACCCTTGGCTCCCCTTGGCCCCGCACCTCCTGCCCTTTTTGCAGGCTAAAGAGGACCAGGCGTACCTCCGGGTGGTCGGCCAGGAGCTCCACCCCGCGGACCTCACCGTAGCGGGCCTTCTTCTGAAGGTTCATATCCTCGCCTCCCCAAAAAGGCCAGGAGGGCAGTTAACACCTCCTCTGGGTTCTTCCCCGCTTGGCGGGCGGCTTCTTCCAGGGGATCGGCCCCGCCGCAGCAGGTATCTATACCCAACTCGTTGAGTAGGCTCACCGCTTCCGGATAGCGTTGGAGCACCTCGTTTACCGTGGTCTTTAAGGTGAGTTCCACCATACCCTCCTAAGCTTGGCGCCCATGGGGGTTTACCGCCATGACCTGGGTCAAGCGGTCTTGGTGGTCTCGGGCAGGAGGTCCTTTAGGGTGAAACCTGCAAGGGTTTTCCGGATCTCCTGGTTCATGCGCACCAGGCTTGGCTTTAGGTAGCAGAATCCCCGCCTCTCCTCGGTGGGGCAGCGCTTTAAGGTGGCGCAAAGATCTATGGCCACGGGACCGGAGAGGCTTTCCATCACCCTGAGGAGGGTGATCTCCTCTGGGGGAATCCGGAGCCACACCCCCCCGGTCCGGCCCATGCGGCTTTCCACCAGGCCTGCCTTGGCCAGCTTGGAGAGAACCTTGGCCATGAAGGCAGGAGGGGCCTTGAGCTTGGCGGCGACCTCCGCCGCGCTTAGGCCGGGTTCCTCGGCCAACAACAAAAGCGCATGGAGAGCGTAGGACTCCTCGCGTCTTAAGAGGCTCCGCACCGGCATGCTTACATGGTAAACTCCCAGCAAGAGGGTGGCCATTTATGGAGGGCAGGGGAAGGTAAAGGCTCCCCCAAACTGGAAATTGTCCCCAAAGCTCCCAGGAAGGCACTTGACCGCTCCCAAACCGTGTCCGGGGAAAGGGAGCTCGTGCCCATCCCGGGAAGACCGGGATGGGCCCTTGGGTTTTCTAGCCCTCTGGGAGCTCTTGGTCTTTTGGGCCTTCCTCCGGCGCTAGGGTGGGGACCCGCGACCAGATGAAGTAGAGGCCATAGGCGATAAGGAGGAGCACGGCTACTTGGCCTGCAGGATGGGGTAGGCCGTAAGCGCTTATGCCCGCTGCCCCCAAGGCCAAGGCCGTGGCTAGGACCTTGGTCTTTTTGGAGATGCCCCGGCCTTCCCGGTAGTTTTTCACCAAGGGGCCTACCTGGGGTAGGGAAAGGAGCCAGGCCTCGAGGCGGGGGTGGCTTCGGGAAAAGAGATAGGCCGCTATCAGGAAAAAGGGGGTGGAGGGGAGGATGGGGAGGAAAGCCCCTAAGAACCCTAGCCCCGTGAAGAGCAAGCCTAAACCCACAAAGGCTAGCCTCATGACCTCGAGGATATCCCTATCCCTGCATGCAACGCTTTGACCGAGGTCAAGGGTAGGTAAGGTGTTCGGCGCGAGTATCCTACTTTGGGACATTTGTCACAAGGACACCTGTCCTTGGGAGGTGGTGCTAAAACACGGATGTAGAGGTCCGAGTAAGGACCTAGGAGGTGAAAGATGCGCAAAGTTTTAAGCATACTCGTAGGGTTGGTTTTAGGGGTTCCGGGCATAGCGGTGGAAAGGCACTTTACCCTCGAGGCCCGCTCTAGCATCTTCGAGGTGGATAAAGGGGTTTACCTCAGGGGCTTCTCATTCAACGACATGAGCCCTGGGCCCATGCTGGTGGTGGAGGAGGGGGATACCGTATACATCACCCTTCGGAATTCGGATAGCGTTACCCATGGTCTGTCCATCCATGCCGCCAACACTCAGACCTCGAGGTTCCTGGGCAATGTCCAACCGGGGGAAACCCGGGGGTTCAGCTTTACGGCAGATTTTCCTGGGATTTTTATGTATCACTGCGCCCCTGGGGGTCACGGCATTATGGCCCACACCATGGGGGGCCAGTTTGGGATGATCGTGGTGGAGCCCAAGGAGAAGTAT is a window of Thermus neutrinimicus DNA encoding:
- a CDS encoding AraC family ligand binding domain-containing protein, with the protein product MNLQKKARYGEVRGVELLADHPEVRLVLFSLQKGQEVRGQGEPRVHLLCLEGEGVLWAGERTLPATPGTLLAVEPGEAHGAKAGEGTLLVLGIITPRP
- a CDS encoding DUF542 domain-containing protein, encoding MVELTLKTTVNEVLQRYPEAVSLLNELGIDTCCGGADPLEEAARQAGKNPEEVLTALLAFLGRRGYEPSEEGPLR
- a CDS encoding RrF2 family transcriptional regulator — its product is MPVRSLLRREESYALHALLLLAEEPGLSAAEVAAKLKAPPAFMAKVLSKLAKAGLVESRMGRTGGVWLRIPPEEITLLRVMESLSGPVAIDLCATLKRCPTEERRGFCYLKPSLVRMNQEIRKTLAGFTLKDLLPETTKTA
- a CDS encoding YwiC-like family protein; its protein translation is MRATSVPLKSVALPTEHGGWGFTLEPLLLGLFLSPGPHTLGLSLLGLFGFLARHPLKLAYQDLRKGKRYPRTQLALKVGGAYSALALLGLLLTALTAQGPFLLPLLLALPLGAYMLWADALNRSRDLFPEVAAALAMASLAPAGVLAGGLGPETALGSFLALALRDVAALYYARTQVLRARGSNPKLYPAHLALWASLLLALLLQGQGLLPAPTTLALFLLALYGSLALLRPPVEAKVIGWTQMGFGLLVVLATALGYTLQGLPTALLGVPLLHRFLGWALVGLAFLAGLYLLLRKEVNRPVRILLGLYDLNALLGLLYLAFFWKPLPHPLLALIGVALLHLLLKKPHPWPGVGFLLLGFLLLWH
- a CDS encoding YbaN family protein: MRLAFVGLGLLFTGLGFLGAFLPILPSTPFFLIAAYLFSRSHPRLEAWLLSLPQVGPLVKNYREGRGISKKTKVLATALALGAAGISAYGLPHPAGQVAVLLLIAYGLYFIWSRVPTLAPEEGPKDQELPEG